TAAATGTGCGCTACCACAAATCAGAAAACGGCGGAAAATCTTTTGAAACCTACAACGCGCCGCACGGCGACCATCACGATTTATGGATTGCGCCAAATGACCCAACTCGAATGATTATTGGTGATGATGGTGGCGCACAAGTGACTTATGATGGTGGCGAAACTTGGAGCACCTATCACAATCAGCCAACGTCGCAGTTTTATCGTGTGACGACAGACAATTCATTTCCATATCGCATTTATGCTGCACAACAAGATAACAGCACAGTAAGAATTCCTCACAGGACTGAAGGCCGCTCGATTTCAGAGGACGACTGGGAGTCTACTGCTGGTGGTGAAAGTGCTCATATTGCAGTTGACCCAGAAAATAATGACATTGTTTACGGCGGAAGTTATGACGGTTTTCTAACAAGAGTGAATCACGACAAAAACACGGTGCGAAGCATTAGTGTTTGGCCAGACAATCCTATGGGACACGGCGCTGAGGATATGAAATATCGCTTTCAATGGAATTTCCCTATTGAATTCAGCAAGCATAATCCTGATAGGTTGTATACCTTTTCAAATCGCGTACACGTTACTGAAGATGAAGGGCAAAGCTGGAAAGTAATTTCGCCAGATTTAACCCGAAACGACCCAGAAAAGTTGAAATCTTCTGGAGGTCCAATTACGCAAGACAACACATCTGTAGAATATTATTGTACGATTTTCGCTGCTCAAGAAAGCCCGTTAAAGGAAGGCTTGCTTTGGGTTGGTAGTGATGATGGTTTGGTGCACGTGACCAGAAATGGTGGAGAGACTTGGGATAACGTGACGCCGAAGAATATGCCAGAATGGACAATGATTAACAGTATTGAACCAAGTGCATTTGATGAAGGTACGTGCTATGTTGCAGGAACGCGATACAAATGGGGAGATTTTCAGCCTTACTTATATAAGACTACAGATTACGGGAAGTCTTGGACTAAGATAACAAACGGTATCAACGAAGAGCATTTTACAAGAGTACTTCGTGAAGACCCGAAACAAAAGGGATTACTATATGCAGGAACAGAAACAGGAATGTACATTTCGTTTAACGATGGTAAAAACTGGAACCCATTTCAGTTGAATTTACCAATAGTTCCTATTACAGATTTAACCATAAAAGACAACAATCTAATTGTCGCAACACAAGGTCGAGGCTTATGGATAATTGATGATTTGAGTGTTATTCATCAGGCGATGAAAATGAGCAATAAAGATGTTGCTTTAATGAAGCCGAAGCCAACGTACAGAATGCAAGGTGGAAGTCGTGAAGGCTCCTTGACTTCAGGAACAAATCATCCAAGTGGTGTGATGACGTATTTCTATCTGAAGAATTATGATGAGAAAAAGGACACGATTTCAGTGACCTATTTAAATAAACAGAATGACACGTTGAAGAGTTTCAGCAACCATTCAAAGAAAGATAAGTTAGACGTAGAACAAGGTGCGAATCTGACAACTTGGGATACACGTAGCAAAGGTGCTGAGGTTTTAGACGGAATGATTTTATGGTGGGCAAATCTAGATGCGCCAAGAGCCTATCCAGATACTTACAAAGTTAGATTGAATGTTAACGGAAAAGATGAAGAACAATCGTTTGAAATCATTCCAAACCCAAACAGTGAGTCTACTGCTGCAGATATGAAAGCGCAGTATGAGTTTATTAGCGATGTTAATGAAACGGTAGATAAAGCGCACAAATCCATAAAGAATATTCGAGCGATTAATAAGCAATTGAAAGATTTTCAAGAGCAGTATAAGGATGATGAACGCACAAAAGAGTTGAGAGAAAAAGCTAAAAAACTTCAAGACGATTTTACCGCTATTGAAGAAGCGTTATACCAAACCAAAAACCGAAGCGGACAAGACCCTTTAAATTTTCCAATCAAGTTGACGAACAAATTAGGACACTTAAACAGCTTAGTAGGAATGGGTGATTTTGCACCAACAGAGCAAGACAAAGCCGTAAAACGTGAACTAGAACAACAAATAAATGCAGAGTTGGTGAAGTTTGACAATTTGGTGACGCAAGAGATTTCAGAATTCAATACACAGTTTAATAATTTGAAGTTGAATTATTTATTTGTTGAGGATAAGGAGTAAAAGCAAAATACTAATTCGAGCAATAACCTAAAAAGCACTAAAGGCAGATCTTCTATCAAAAAGAGTCTTGCCTATATAAATACATATGGAATATTACCTTTATATAAAAAGTCTGCATCTTATATTCGTTATCACGTGGTTTGCAGGACTGTTCTACATTCCGCGATTGTTTGTGTATCAAATAGAAGCCTTCAGCAAAGATGAGCCAGAAAAATCTATTTTGGGCAAGCAACTTAAGCTTATGGCAAAACGATTATGGTTTATAATCACGTGGCCATCTGCGGTACTTGCTGTGCTATTTGCGCTGGTTTTACTTCATCTTCAACCAGGACTGCTTTCATTACCTTGGATGCAGGTTAAGCTTGGCTTTGTTGTTTTACTTATTGCTTATCATGTAAAATGTCATTTAATATTTAAGGAGTTACAAATCGATGTGGTAAAATGGACAAGTAATCACATGAGATTATGGAATGAAGGATCAACAATCATTCTGTTTTCAGTAATATTCTTAGTTATTGTAAGAGATGCTGTAAACTGGGTTTATGGCGTAATAGGCATCATTTTATTTTCTGTAATCTTAATGCTTGGTTTTAAAATGTACAAACGCATAAGAGAAAAAAATCCAGAGGCGTAATTGGCGTTATAATTGATATAAATTTTCCCTATGAAGCATTTTAAATTGTCTTTAAGACGTCGCATTTTCATCTTTATGATCCTATTGGTATTGGGAGCATCTATACTAATTGCAGGTGTTACAATTTATCAATATAAAGAAGAAAGTGAAGACTATCACAGAGACCGTTTAGAGCGAAAAGAAGAAGCCATAAGAGAGAATATTAATTTTGTACTAAGGAGTACAACCTATGAGATAACACCAGAAAATATTGCCTTAATCTTTAAAGAGCGTAATAAGATTTATGAGATGTCTCAGGTACATAACTTACCATTAAATATATATTCTTTAGAAGGCAACTTGCTTTTAAAATCGAAGGAGAGCTTCTTTAAAGACTCAACAGATATACAGATTAAAGCAGAAATACTAGAAGATCTTTCAACATCTGTAGATAAACGGTTTATATTAAAGAGTGAGCGTAATGGCGAAAAGTTTCAATCTTCTTTCACCTATATAACAGACAATAAATTTAGGCCACTAGCCATTTTAAATTTACCCTACTTAGAGGAAGACGACTTTTTAAATAAAGAGCTGGCAGAGTTTTTATTACGCTTAGGAGAAGTATACTTGCTTATGTTAGTTGTAGCCATAGCACTTTCCTATTTTTTATCCAGATACATAACCCGTTCGCTTAAAACAATTTCAGATAAAATAACAGAGACACGACTTAATAAGCGAAATGCTAAGATTGAGATAAATGATGCTAGCGAGGAAATTTACACTTTAGTAAATGCCTATAACAGTATGATTGATGAGCTGGAAGGAAGTGCAGCAAAACTAGCCACTAGCGAGCGCGAAGCAGCTTGGAGAGAAATGGCAAAACAGGTTGCTCACGAGATTAAAAATCCGTTAACACCAATGCGTCTTAGTGTACAGAGTTTTCAAAGAAAATTTGATCCTCAAGATCCAGAAATTAATCATAAAGTAGAAGAGTACTCTAATACACTTATTCAACAAATTGATACAATGAGTAGTATTGCCTCTGCATTTTCCAATTTTGCGAAAATGCCAGCGCAACAATCTGAAACATTAAACGTCTCAAAGATTGTAAAATTAGCGCTAGATATTTTTAACGAAGATTATATCGAGTTTCAAACAGAAGATGAAGAAATCTTAGCAAAATTTGATCGTACTCAACTTATACGTGTAGTTACCAACTTAGTTAAAAATGCTATTCAGGCTACAGAAGAGCAAGAAAACCCTATGATAAAAGTAGATGTCTCTCAGGATAATTATTACGTTTGTATTGCGGTACAGGATAATGGTGTAGGAATTCCAGAAGACAACAAGCCTAAAGTTTTTGAACCTAAGTTTACCACCAAGAATAGCGGTATGGGCTTAGGATTAGCAATGGTCAAGAATATTGTGGAAACCTTTAAAGGAACCATTACCTTTGAGTCTCAAGAACACATAGGAACAACATTTAGAATTAAATTTCCAAAACATTAAAACTATGAATTACGAAAATATTACAGTAGAGTTTAAAAATAACATTACCTACATTACTATAAACAGACCTAAAAAGCTTAACGCACTTAATAGAGATACTATACAAGAACTTCACGAAGCATTTACTGAAGCAGATGAAGACAAAGACACTAAAGTTGTTATTATTACAGGATCTGGTGATAAAGCTTTTGTTGCTGGAGCGGATATTAGTGAGTTTGCAGATTTTTCTATTGAAAAAGGAAAAGAGTTGGCTGCAAAAGGACAAGAACTTCTTTTTAATGTAGTCGCTAACTTAGGAACACCAGTTATTGCAGCCGTAAATGGATTTGCACTTGGTGGCGGTTTAGAGCTAGCTATGGCAGCACACTTTAGAATAGCAAGCGACAATGCTAAAATGGGATTGCCAGAAGTAAGTTTAGGTGTTATACCTGGTTATGGTGGCACACAACGCTTACCACAATTGGTAGGAAAAGGGCGCGCCATGGAAATGATTATGACAGCTGGCATGGTAGATGCTAACCAAGCATTACAGTACGGTCTTGTAAATCATGTAACAACAGCAGAAGAGTTAATGCCACTTGCAGAAAAGCTTGCTGGCAAAATCATGAAAAACTCAACCGTAGCCATTAAAGCAGCAATTGCAGCTGTTAATGCCAATTACGAAGATGGTGTAAATGGCTTTAATGTAGAAGTAGAGCAATTTGGAAAAAGCTTTGGAACAGAAGATTTTACTGAAGGAACTACTGCATTCTTAAACAAAAGAAAACCTGAGTTTCCAGGTAAATAAGCTCATCAATATTTCAATTTGTAGGTAAGCTTCAAAATGCTAATTTTGAAGCTTACTCCTAAAACCTTCATTTTGAAAAAATTATTACTAGTAACCGTGTTTCTTTTAGGATACACGCAGGCCTTTCTTGCTCAAGACTTAAATGTTGATATTAAAACCAGCGAGGTTTATAAAGACAAAAAGAAAAACACCACATTAAGCTTTACAGCATCAGACGGTAAAGGTGGTCTCTTTGTAGGTAGAAGCTACTATGGTGGCCTACTTAAAACCTTAAAAGGATATTATATTGAGCATTACGACAGTAACTTAAACTTAGTTAAGGAATTTGATTATGAGATAGATAGAGAGACTGTACAGCAAGCCTTTGTAAACAATGGAGAGCTTCATTTGTTAACCACGCAATATGATAGAGATTCAAGAGAAATAAAATGCCTTGTACAGAGTACCTCTGTAAATAACTTCAAGTTTTCTTCAAAAGAGCTTATGTCTTTAAACATTAAGGAATCCTCAGGTCGATTTGTTGGGTTTTATGGTATTGGTTTACAGCAGGTAGATGGTGATAGCTTCGGAAGCATATCGCTTTCTAAAAACAATAATTACATTGTTGTAAACTTTGATATTAAAAACAAGGATGAGGAAACACATAAAATTCATGTGTTTAATAAAAATTTTGAAGAAGTTTTTACTAATACGTTTAAGAGGGACATTAAAGACAGAAAGTTTGCATTAAAAGATATAAGTGTAGATGATAATAATGGTACTGTTTATCTCTTAGGGAAAGCCTATACAGATCAAAAGAGAAAAAAGAAGGAAGGCGGCAAATATCAATATGAGCTATACCGTATAAATG
This region of Croceibacter atlanticus HTCC2559 genomic DNA includes:
- a CDS encoding sensor histidine kinase yields the protein MKHFKLSLRRRIFIFMILLVLGASILIAGVTIYQYKEESEDYHRDRLERKEEAIRENINFVLRSTTYEITPENIALIFKERNKIYEMSQVHNLPLNIYSLEGNLLLKSKESFFKDSTDIQIKAEILEDLSTSVDKRFILKSERNGEKFQSSFTYITDNKFRPLAILNLPYLEEDDFLNKELAEFLLRLGEVYLLMLVVAIALSYFLSRYITRSLKTISDKITETRLNKRNAKIEINDASEEIYTLVNAYNSMIDELEGSAAKLATSEREAAWREMAKQVAHEIKNPLTPMRLSVQSFQRKFDPQDPEINHKVEEYSNTLIQQIDTMSSIASAFSNFAKMPAQQSETLNVSKIVKLALDIFNEDYIEFQTEDEEILAKFDRTQLIRVVTNLVKNAIQATEEQENPMIKVDVSQDNYYVCIAVQDNGVGIPEDNKPKVFEPKFTTKNSGMGLGLAMVKNIVETFKGTITFESQEHIGTTFRIKFPKH
- a CDS encoding VPS10 domain-containing protein, whose product is MNYSTKILFLLTTLFCSFFSEAQTVNEDLYDALEYRLIGPFRGGRSAAVTGVPDQPNLFYFGATGGGVWKTLNGGRTWENISDGYFGGSVGSISVAESDKNVIYVGGGEKTVRGNVSSGYGVWKSVDAGKTWKASGLDKSRHISRIRIHPKNPDIVYAAVMGNLYKGTQERGVYKSTDGGKTWTKKLFANEDAGAVDLTFDPNNPRILYASTWNIRRTPYSLSSGGDGSALWKSTDEGETWTEISKMKGFPEGTLGIIGVTVSPVNSERVWAIVEHKDKGGLYRSEDGGESWSQVNDERKIRQRAWYYTRVYADTQDEDVVYVLNVRYHKSENGGKSFETYNAPHGDHHDLWIAPNDPTRMIIGDDGGAQVTYDGGETWSTYHNQPTSQFYRVTTDNSFPYRIYAAQQDNSTVRIPHRTEGRSISEDDWESTAGGESAHIAVDPENNDIVYGGSYDGFLTRVNHDKNTVRSISVWPDNPMGHGAEDMKYRFQWNFPIEFSKHNPDRLYTFSNRVHVTEDEGQSWKVISPDLTRNDPEKLKSSGGPITQDNTSVEYYCTIFAAQESPLKEGLLWVGSDDGLVHVTRNGGETWDNVTPKNMPEWTMINSIEPSAFDEGTCYVAGTRYKWGDFQPYLYKTTDYGKSWTKITNGINEEHFTRVLREDPKQKGLLYAGTETGMYISFNDGKNWNPFQLNLPIVPITDLTIKDNNLIVATQGRGLWIIDDLSVIHQAMKMSNKDVALMKPKPTYRMQGGSREGSLTSGTNHPSGVMTYFYLKNYDEKKDTISVTYLNKQNDTLKSFSNHSKKDKLDVEQGANLTTWDTRSKGAEVLDGMILWWANLDAPRAYPDTYKVRLNVNGKDEEQSFEIIPNPNSESTAADMKAQYEFISDVNETVDKAHKSIKNIRAINKQLKDFQEQYKDDERTKELREKAKKLQDDFTAIEEALYQTKNRSGQDPLNFPIKLTNKLGHLNSLVGMGDFAPTEQDKAVKRELEQQINAELVKFDNLVTQEISEFNTQFNNLKLNYLFVEDKE
- a CDS encoding CopD family protein, giving the protein MEYYLYIKSLHLIFVITWFAGLFYIPRLFVYQIEAFSKDEPEKSILGKQLKLMAKRLWFIITWPSAVLAVLFALVLLHLQPGLLSLPWMQVKLGFVVLLIAYHVKCHLIFKELQIDVVKWTSNHMRLWNEGSTIILFSVIFLVIVRDAVNWVYGVIGIILFSVILMLGFKMYKRIREKNPEA
- a CDS encoding enoyl-CoA hydratase/isomerase family protein gives rise to the protein MNYENITVEFKNNITYITINRPKKLNALNRDTIQELHEAFTEADEDKDTKVVIITGSGDKAFVAGADISEFADFSIEKGKELAAKGQELLFNVVANLGTPVIAAVNGFALGGGLELAMAAHFRIASDNAKMGLPEVSLGVIPGYGGTQRLPQLVGKGRAMEMIMTAGMVDANQALQYGLVNHVTTAEELMPLAEKLAGKIMKNSTVAIKAAIAAVNANYEDGVNGFNVEVEQFGKSFGTEDFTEGTTAFLNKRKPEFPGK